The nucleotide window AGCCACCGCAAGAGAACTTATCCCGATATAGGGAACTTGGTCCTGGAGTCGTTGGCTACATTTCTATGAGCACGGGCTTGACCAGTCGAAAAATCATCACCCCGGCCACTAGCACTGGTGATCGACCCACCACCGTTGGTGAGTTATTGCGGGACAATCTGGCCTCGTGGGGGCTGCGGATGCACCCCACCTCGGGTTTGAAGGGAGGTACGTCGGGGGGTAGCGAATCTCTACcccttaaagagctaaaaaagCTTCATCAATCTGCTACCAAGCAACAttctttttttaaacaaaaaatgaCCACAAAGGTCAACACATATTATTAAGTAACATCATCAATTACAGCATCATGAATTTTCGAAGgataatccatataaaaaaacAATTTTTGGCCTCACTATGCATATTCTTACAAATTAAATGGGCTACATTATTACAAGACCGTTCGGTCCAAATTAAACTGGCAGATTTAAAAAATGTGAAAGCTGCTGTACAATCCTTAAGCCGTGCGCCTATGATCGTGACGTCATTAGCCAAATTATTAAGCCTGTTGACTAGCCCAGTATGATCCGTCTCAAAAAGAACAtgatcttttatttttaatttgcgTGCCACGTCAATGCTTTCCTCAAAGGCCATGCATTCGGCCTCTTCCACTGACCAACTGCCCACTTTAAAACCCCCACCGCCACCCCAAACAAAACCTTCTTCATCTTTTATTACCGTCCCATACCCGATTCTGGTTTCCCCAACTGTagcatcaaaatttatttttaaaaaaccttTCGGAGGTTTAACCCACCTCTTCTCCACTATATTTTGTGAGATTAATGGTTCATGCAGCATATTACAAATCCGGAACTCCTTGCTCAGGTTGCTAGCCCTTTCCCATATTAGCTGCGCCTCCTCTTCTTTTCCTCTAAAGATGAAGTTATTCCTATTATTCCAACAGTTCCATAAAATTGTCATTAGGTCAGCCATGGCTCTTTTGTCAAGGACACACATCAAGTCTTCCAACCAATCAATGCAATGATCATAAGTTTTAGAAATAAAGCTCCTGGACCATCCCCTTCTCGACAAAACTGCTCTCGACGTTGGACAGTCTCTTAGCGCATGAAGCAATGTTTCGACATCTGCTCCACATCTCCGGAATCTTTTGTTAAAACCGAGTCTGATGGATGCGATCTTTCCATTTGTCGGAAGGATTTCATGTCCCACCTGCCACGTAAAAACACGGACCTTCGGTAAAGTGTTGAGTTTCCATAGAGCTCTCCAAAAAAAACCTGTGAGGACCATATCCTATTTCTTTCAACAACAGCCACGAGTAGGCAGACTTTGAAGTAAAACATCCATGAGTACTGTGAAACCATATTATTTTATCTTCCTGACCCACATCTCCAATAGGGATGTCACAAATCTTATCACCCCAGTCTTGCCCATACGCTTGCTTAACTTTATTCACATCCCAACTTTTTCTATCCACGTGCCAGAGATCTTTCACATACTTTTCATTATGGTTGAGAGTGTTGCTTATGACCATGACCCCATTTAGCCCTTCCACTCCCCAATTATCAGCCCAAATATTTATCTTCTCTCCATTACCAACCTGCCACCCAAAGCCATCTTTAAAGGCTTCCACCGCTTTCGCAATGCTTGACCAAGTGAAAGAAGCTTTGTCAACCTTTTTAGCATGGAAAATATTCCCATCAGGGAAGTGCTTCGAAGATAGCACTTTGAAACAAAGAGAATCTGTATTGTTTAAAAGTCTCCACACTTGACGGCCTAAGGGAGCAAGGTTGAATAGTCTAACATCTCTAATTCCAAGGCCTCCCATGCCTTTCGGTTTGCATAAAGTTTTCCATGGGATCATTGTCCAGAATCTACCTTTGTCTTTACTCGACCACCATGTTTTACTCAGCATGGCTTGAATGTCATCAATAACGCCTTTGGGGGCAAAAAAATTTGACATAGCATACGTAGGAATAGATTGAATGACTGCTTTAATGAAGACTTCTTTTCCCCCGAAAGATAGCAACCTCTTTGTCCAACTGTTTATCCTGCAAGACATTCTATTAGTGATCTCTTTGAAAGCCTCTGTTTTCTGCTTACCAATAGGAATAGGAAGGCCTAGATAATTGTTTAATTTTTCCACCACCGTCATGCCTagcaaatcactaaaaattgttcTTTGAGCTCTTGGAGTATTGGGACTAAATAAGACCATTGACCTTTCAAAGTTTATTTCTTGACCTGAAATGTTAGAAAAAGTATTAAGCATATTAACAAGACATTCAATATCGTTCCTTTTATTCCTGTCAAACAGAAGTGCATCGTCAGCAAAGAACAGGTGATTTATTCTAGGGCCTTCCCTACTAGCCCGGATGCCTCTTAAGGTGTTATTCTCCTGAGCATGGATAAGCATTCTCGAGAATGCTTccatacaaaataaaaacaactaAGGGGAGAGGGGATCAGCTTGACGGAGGCCCCTCTCAGGCACAAAAATATCAGATAGAATATTATTGCATTTGACTGTATAAGTAATCGAGCGAACGCATTCCATAATTTTGGCAATCCACTTTTCCGCAAAtcccatcttcttcatcactttttTAACAAAATTCCACTCTACTCGGTCATATGCTTTACTCATGTCAAGCTTGACAATGAGACCTTTATTAGGGCCATTTTTAAAACTTTGAAGATAATGGAGGAGTTCATGCGCTATCAGAACATTATCATGTATCATCCTCCCTGGCACAAATGCGTTCTGATTTTGACTAATACAACTGGGTAGGGCAGCTTTTAGCCAATTAGCAAACACATTAGAGATGATCTTGTAGACAAACCTGCAAAGGCTAATAGGGCATTAATTAGTAAGCTCATAAGGATTTTTAATTTTAGGAATTAAAATGATCATAGTTTCGTTAACACTAGAGATATTTTTGTTCCCGTTAAGAACTCCCAAGCAGTAGCTAATAGTATCATTTCCCACAATGTCTCAGTGATGCTTAAAAAAACTTCCCTATAACCCGTCAATTCCAGGGGCTTTATTAGGATCCATCTGCTTAATAGCCTGAAGAACCTCCTTCTCCGTGTAGTCCATACAAAGCCATTCATTTGTTTCCCTCGTCACACATTCCTTAATTAAAGGCATCTCCTGGGTATTAGCATTTTGACCGTTTGACCGAAATAGTTTCACAAAATAATCTTTAGCCACCTTGTTTATATCCTTGCTATTCGACACCCACTTCCCTTCCGCGTCTTTAAGCTTCTCTATAATATTCTTTTTTAGCTGACCAGTGGCTTTAGCATAGAAATACCTAGTATTTCTATCTCCCTCCCTAAGCCATTTTGATCGAGACCTTTGTGCCCAGTAACTTTCCTCCCTAGCATAGAGAAAGTCAAGCCTTCTCCAAGTCTCCTTTAACGTGCGCCCACTTTTCTCTCTGCTCACAGAGTCAATGATCCAGTCTATATGTTTCTCCAAATTTTGCATGTCCCTCTTCAATTTTCCATATTTCTTCTTCTGCCAAGGACCAAGGGCCGACCTAACTCTTTCGATCTTCTCCCCAAAATCAGTAGCATCCCTGTTCCAAGCTCTTTCAATAACGTTTTTTGCCTCCTCATCACCCGCCCAATAAACATCAAACTTGAAACACAATCTTTTATCATCTGGATAATCCTTCGATTTTCGACCCCACAGGTCTAAGATAATAGCATCATGATCCGACTGGGTTTGTCTCACCACCTTGGTAGATATGAAAGGAAAATTTTCAACCACTGAAACCGAGCTAATGAACCTATCGATTCTTTCCTTTATCAAACCCCCCACTCCTATTATTAACCCAAGTAAACCAACCGCTGTCAGGTTTAATATCCACAAGAGCCAGTTCGTCCATAACATCTTTAAACTCATTCATTTGCGCCCTCACACCCCTACGCCCTCCTTTTTTCTCAGCATCGTTCAAATTAGCATTAAAATCTACCTCGACAATCCACTCCTCCCTAACAGACTCTCCAACCCTCCCCAAAATATCCCATGAGCTGCTCCTAAGATTCGAGTTCGCGCCCATAAAATCCTGTAACCCTTATATTTTTGTTGTTCTCCAGTTTTACCATTGAATCAATGTGATGCTTAGAGTAGTTTTGAATAGAGACATTCATCCCATCCCTCCACATCAGCGCAAGATCGCCACTCCGACCTTCAGAATTAACCGCTAACCCATTCTGCATCCTACATTTGTTTTGGACTCTATGAAAATCATTGGCAGACATTTTTGTCTCGCTAAGAAAGATGAGATCAGGATTATTAGCTGCGAGAAGTTGTTTTAACTCCCTTAGCTTTGCGGGGTTCCCCAAACCGGGACGATTCCAGCACATAAACTTCATTTGTTAACGACAACCCACGAGACTGCTACCTTTAAACGAGAATAAGAGTGCCAGGGAGACTGATGAACACTTTTGCTAGTGTCGCCTCCCCCAACCTCAACAAGAAACGCCCCAAGAATAGAGAAAATGGAACCCCGAAATTCGCCACCGGGAACAGAGCAAA belongs to Gossypium arboreum isolate Shixiya-1 chromosome 7, ASM2569848v2, whole genome shotgun sequence and includes:
- the LOC108479399 gene encoding uncharacterized protein LOC108479399, giving the protein MKFMCWNRPGLGNPAKLRELKQLLAANNPDLIFLSETKMSANDFHRVQNKCRMQNGLAVNSEGLQDFMGANSNLRSSSWDILGRVGESVREEWIVEVDFNANLNDAEKKGGRRGVRAQMNEFKDVMDELALVDIKPDSGWFTWVVRQTQSDHDAIILDLWGRKSKDYPDDKRLCFKFDVYWAGDEEAKNVIERAWNRDATDFGEKIERVRSALGPWQKKKYGKLKRDMQNLEKHIDWIIDSVSREKSGRTLKETWRRLDFLYAREESYWAQRSRSKWLREGDRNTRYFYAKATGQLKKNIIEKLKDAEGKWVSNSKDINKVAKDYFVKLFRSNGQNANTQEMPLIKECVTRETNEWLCMDYTEKEVLQAIKQMDPNKAPGIDGFVYKIISNVFANWLKAALPSCISQNQNAFVPGRMIHDNVLIAHELLHYLQSFKNGPNKGLIVKLDMSKAYDRVEWNFVKKVMKKMGFAEKWIAKIMECVRSITYTVKCNNILSDIFVPERGLRQADPLSP